In one Mycobacterium sp. NBC_00419 genomic region, the following are encoded:
- a CDS encoding cytochrome P450, which produces MTAFADVDFLTDQTLVPDPYPYYDYLRNQNPVLRLAPHGFVAVTGYDEALTVYKNVDDFSSIVALGGPFPPLPFTPDGDDLNAQIDAHRTQFPMYEHMVTMDPPDHTRARSLLSRLLTPKRLKENEDFMWRLADRQLDEFLGQGYAEFLAEYAKPFSLLVIADLLGVPEEDHQEFRTVLGADRPGARVGSLDHESVGTNPLEFLDDKFSGYLEDRRSTPRDDVLTELATAKYPDGSTPEIIDVVRTATFLFAAGQETTAKLLSGAIKVLAERPDVQQALRSDRSLIPTFIEESLRLESPVKSDSRLARRSTKVGDLDVAAGTVVMVLPGAANRDPRRFSDPHEFQLGRANVREHIAFGRGVHSCPGAPLARVEGRVSLERMLDRMGEITIDADVHGPADERRYNYEPTYILRGLTDIHVRFTR; this is translated from the coding sequence ATGACCGCTTTCGCCGACGTCGATTTCCTCACCGACCAGACGCTGGTGCCCGACCCGTACCCGTACTACGACTACCTGCGCAATCAGAACCCGGTGCTGCGCCTGGCGCCGCACGGTTTCGTCGCGGTGACCGGCTACGACGAGGCGCTGACGGTCTACAAGAACGTCGACGACTTCTCGTCGATCGTCGCGCTCGGCGGGCCGTTTCCTCCCCTGCCGTTCACCCCCGACGGTGACGACCTCAACGCCCAGATCGACGCGCACCGGACCCAGTTCCCAATGTACGAACACATGGTCACCATGGACCCGCCCGACCACACCAGGGCACGCTCGCTGCTGAGCCGGCTGCTGACACCCAAGCGGCTCAAGGAGAACGAGGACTTCATGTGGCGGCTGGCCGACCGCCAGCTCGACGAGTTCCTCGGCCAGGGCTACGCGGAGTTCCTCGCCGAGTACGCCAAGCCGTTCTCACTGCTGGTGATCGCCGACCTGCTCGGCGTACCCGAGGAGGACCACCAGGAGTTCCGCACGGTGCTCGGCGCCGACCGGCCCGGCGCCCGGGTCGGTTCGCTCGACCACGAATCCGTGGGAACCAACCCGCTGGAGTTCCTCGACGACAAATTCAGCGGCTACCTCGAGGACCGGCGCAGCACGCCCCGCGACGACGTGCTGACCGAGCTGGCCACCGCGAAGTATCCGGACGGTTCCACCCCGGAGATCATCGATGTGGTGCGCACCGCGACGTTCCTGTTCGCCGCCGGCCAGGAGACCACGGCCAAGCTGCTGTCGGGGGCCATCAAGGTACTCGCCGAACGGCCCGACGTGCAGCAGGCACTGCGGTCGGATCGCAGCCTCATCCCGACCTTCATCGAGGAGTCGCTGCGCCTGGAAAGCCCGGTCAAGAGCGACTCCCGGCTGGCACGCCGGTCGACGAAGGTCGGCGATCTCGACGTCGCGGCCGGCACCGTCGTCATGGTGTTGCCCGGGGCGGCCAACCGCGACCCTCGCCGGTTCAGCGATCCCCACGAATTCCAGCTGGGCCGTGCCAACGTGCGTGAGCACATCGCGTTCGGCCGCGGTGTCCACTCCTGCCCCGGCGCGCCCCTGGCCCGGGTCGAGGGCCGGGTCTCACTGGAGCGAATGCTGGACCGGATGGGTGAAATCACGATCGACGCGGACGTGCACGGCCCGGCCGACGAACGCCGCTACAACTACGAACCGACATACATCCTGCGTGGGCTCACCGACATCCACGTCCGGTTCACCCGGTAG
- a CDS encoding MlaD family protein has protein sequence MLTRFVRNQLIIFTIASIIGMAVMLFAYMQVPTLLGVGKINVKLELPASGGLYQFSNVTYRGVQIGKVTSVDLTDTGAVATMSLDTSPKIPADLAANVRSISAVGEQFVDLVPRTKSGPYLQDGSVIPVKEASIPQPVGPMLDQVSKLLDTIPQNKIAQLLDESFKAFNGAGFDIQSLLDSASKLSGDINGISDQTRALVDDTGPLLDGQAQTSDSIKIWSRSFAGISGTLQKNDPQIRNILQTAPGAVSEASALLNQIKPTLPVLLANLNTVGQVLVTYNPGIEQLLVILPAYIAAQQSFGLPKNNPTGLPLGEFSAMFGDPPPCTVGFLPPSQWRSPADLSDIDTPDGLYCKLPQDSPISVRGARNIPCMDKPGKRAPTVEICQSDLPYEPLAMRQHATGPYPIDPNLVSQGIPVDDRVTFNDNIYGPLEGTPRPPGPVPAAAPPAEAPLAPAAAQLPPAPEGVAPPADPAGPLPGPAAAPAPDGGAVPVAPSSYGANATGTPKLAVAYYDPQNGRYLTPDGQYRQQSSLVAGGAPKTWKDLLPT, from the coding sequence ATGCTGACGCGTTTCGTCCGGAACCAGCTGATCATCTTCACGATCGCGTCGATCATCGGCATGGCGGTGATGCTCTTCGCCTATATGCAGGTGCCCACCCTGCTCGGGGTGGGCAAGATCAACGTCAAACTGGAGTTGCCCGCCAGCGGCGGGCTCTACCAGTTCTCCAACGTCACCTATCGCGGCGTCCAGATCGGCAAGGTGACGTCGGTGGACCTGACCGACACCGGGGCGGTTGCCACGATGTCACTGGACACCTCACCGAAGATTCCGGCCGACCTGGCGGCCAACGTCCGCAGTATCTCCGCGGTGGGTGAGCAGTTCGTGGACCTGGTGCCGCGCACCAAGTCCGGGCCCTATCTCCAGGACGGCTCGGTGATCCCGGTGAAGGAAGCCTCGATCCCGCAGCCGGTCGGGCCGATGCTCGATCAGGTCAGCAAGCTGCTCGACACCATCCCGCAGAACAAGATCGCCCAACTTCTCGACGAGTCGTTCAAGGCCTTCAACGGTGCCGGGTTCGACATCCAGTCCCTGCTGGACTCCGCCTCGAAGCTGTCCGGCGACATCAACGGGATCTCCGACCAGACCCGCGCGCTGGTCGACGACACCGGACCACTGCTGGACGGCCAGGCTCAGACCAGCGACTCGATCAAGATCTGGTCTCGCAGCTTCGCCGGCATCAGCGGCACACTGCAGAAGAACGACCCCCAGATCCGCAACATCCTGCAGACCGCACCGGGTGCTGTCTCGGAAGCCTCGGCGCTGCTGAACCAGATCAAGCCGACGCTGCCGGTGCTGCTGGCCAACCTGAACACGGTGGGTCAGGTCCTGGTCACCTACAACCCGGGTATCGAACAGCTGCTGGTGATCCTGCCTGCCTACATCGCCGCGCAGCAGTCGTTCGGCCTGCCGAAGAACAACCCCACCGGACTGCCGCTGGGCGAGTTCTCGGCGATGTTCGGCGACCCGCCGCCGTGCACCGTCGGGTTCCTGCCGCCGTCGCAGTGGCGCTCGCCGGCCGACCTCTCCGATATCGACACCCCCGACGGGCTCTACTGCAAACTGCCTCAGGATTCGCCGATTTCGGTGCGCGGTGCCCGCAACATCCCCTGCATGGACAAGCCGGGCAAGCGGGCGCCCACGGTGGAGATCTGCCAGAGCGACCTGCCCTACGAGCCGCTGGCGATGCGCCAGCACGCCACCGGCCCGTATCCCATCGACCCCAATCTGGTGTCCCAGGGCATCCCAGTGGATGACCGGGTGACGTTCAACGACAACATCTACGGTCCGCTCGAGGGCACGCCGCGCCCGCCGGGACCAGTCCCTGCGGCGGCCCCACCCGCCGAGGCGCCGTTGGCCCCGGCGGCCGCGCAGCTACCCCCGGCTCCGGAGGGTGTGGCGCCCCCGGCTGATCCGGCCGGGCCGTTGCCCGGGCCCGCGGCGGCCCCGGCACCCGATGGCGGTGCGGTGCCCGTCGCGCCGAGTTCGTACGGCGCCAACGCAACCGGCACACCGAAGCTGGCCGTCGCGTACTACGACCCGCAGAACGGCCGGTACCTGACCCCGGACGGTCAGTACCGGCAGCAGTCCAGTCTGGTTGCCGGCGGTGCACCGAAGACGTGGAAGGACCTGCTGCCGACGTAG
- a CDS encoding MCE family protein — MRRTTIRGTLVAVGAVMLTSGCAFQGLNSLPLPGAVGRGPGANIYHVEVDNVGTLESNSPVLMNDVVVGSVGKMSLRGWHADVEISVKPDIDIPANAVASVGQTSLLGSMHVALNAPLGEKPSGRLVPGATIPLSQTSKYPSTEQTLSAVAAVVNGGGLGQISEIIHNFSAALSGREDDVRDLLTRLDNFVGVLDDQRDSIVASIKSLNRLSGTFAGQSDAIDRVLTELPPALDVLIKERPALTTALRKLGTFSDTASGVVNDVQADLVQNLKNLEPALKGLADIGPDIGKALAYATTFPYSQGLIDRAVRGDYMNLYAVLDFTVPRLKRGLFLGTRWGEEHAKLVPAPGDPWYLNYTYEPLSAGVAAPAQGEDGAPLSAASAPMPPVDGPVLPVVPPAFGGLFAVPSQEAVDQIFAGPYSGGH; from the coding sequence ATGCGTAGAACGACGATCCGGGGAACGCTCGTGGCCGTAGGCGCGGTGATGCTCACCTCCGGCTGCGCCTTCCAGGGCCTGAACTCGCTGCCGCTGCCCGGCGCTGTCGGCCGCGGCCCCGGCGCGAACATCTATCACGTCGAGGTCGACAACGTCGGCACGCTGGAGTCCAATTCACCCGTCCTGATGAACGACGTCGTGGTCGGCAGTGTCGGCAAGATGTCGCTGCGGGGCTGGCATGCCGACGTCGAGATCTCGGTCAAACCCGATATCGACATCCCGGCCAACGCCGTCGCGAGCGTGGGGCAGACCAGCCTGTTGGGCTCGATGCATGTGGCGCTCAACGCACCGCTTGGCGAAAAGCCCAGCGGGCGGCTGGTTCCCGGTGCGACCATCCCGCTGAGCCAGACCTCGAAGTACCCGTCGACCGAGCAGACCCTCTCGGCCGTGGCGGCCGTGGTCAACGGTGGTGGGCTGGGCCAGATCAGCGAGATCATCCACAACTTCAGCGCCGCGCTGTCCGGCCGGGAGGACGATGTCCGGGATCTGCTGACCCGGCTGGACAACTTCGTCGGTGTGCTCGACGACCAGCGCGACAGCATCGTCGCCTCCATCAAGTCGTTGAACCGGTTGTCCGGTACGTTCGCCGGCCAGAGCGACGCGATCGACCGGGTACTGACCGAATTGCCGCCCGCTCTGGACGTTCTCATCAAGGAGCGCCCCGCGCTGACCACCGCGCTGCGCAAGCTCGGCACCTTCAGCGACACCGCGAGCGGGGTGGTCAACGACGTGCAGGCCGACCTGGTGCAGAACCTGAAGAATCTGGAGCCCGCGCTCAAGGGACTGGCCGACATCGGACCCGACATCGGCAAAGCGCTCGCCTATGCGACGACGTTCCCGTACAGCCAGGGCCTGATCGACCGCGCCGTGCGCGGTGACTACATGAATCTGTACGCAGTGCTCGACTTCACCGTGCCACGGCTCAAGCGCGGTCTGTTCCTCGGTACCCGGTGGGGTGAAGAACATGCGAAACTCGTTCCGGCACCGGGTGATCCGTGGTACCTGAACTACACCTACGAGCCGTTGTCGGCGGGTGTCGCGGCGCCGGCGCAGGGTGAGGACGGCGCGCCGCTGAGTGCGGCGTCAGCGCCGATGCCACCGGTGGACGGGCCGGTCCTGCCGGTCGTGCCACCGGCCTTCGGCGGCCTGTTCGCGGTGCCCAGCCAGGAGGCGGTCGATCAGATCTTCGCCGGCCCCTACAGCGGAGGACACTGA
- a CDS encoding MCE family protein — translation MRRKRFAVGAAVLLAVLLLAGAAFLVRQMYFAPTKITAYFPSATGIYAGDEVRVSGVKVGKITSIEPDGTQARVTMNIDHGVPIPADAKAVIVAQNLVAARYLQLTPAYRKNSGEKMASGAVIPEERTAVPVEWDEVKNQITRLATDLGPQGDVSTTSVSKFIDSAANALDGNGEKLRQTIAQFSSVSRVLAEGSGNIVDVIKNLQTVVTTLRDSNVQIVAFQNRLATLTSVINDSSSDLDGAIANLSVAIGEVQRFISETRDPTSEQIQRLGNVTQILVDNKTALENVLHISPTAFANGYNIYNPDTGDFGGGFTLPNFSSPVGFICGSIGALENTTAPETAKLCAQYLGPALRLLNFNYIPIPTNPYLMKSANPDNIVYTDPSLAPGGPGPARGPEDPPAVSAYTGLNNDEGAPPNYGQPPAIAPGPTAPDVAHAPAYPSPALLPGQSVPTVSNLPGMLMPGTTGPIPDPSYVPPPAAAAPAAPPGPPLPAEGTP, via the coding sequence ATGAGGCGCAAACGATTCGCCGTCGGGGCAGCGGTGCTGCTGGCCGTACTCCTGCTCGCCGGAGCAGCCTTCCTGGTGCGGCAGATGTACTTCGCGCCCACCAAGATCACCGCCTACTTCCCGAGCGCCACCGGCATCTACGCCGGCGACGAGGTGCGGGTCTCGGGTGTCAAGGTCGGCAAGATCACCTCGATCGAACCGGACGGCACCCAGGCCAGGGTCACGATGAACATCGATCACGGCGTGCCGATCCCCGCTGATGCCAAAGCCGTCATCGTGGCGCAGAACCTGGTGGCCGCACGCTATCTGCAGCTCACCCCGGCCTACCGCAAGAACAGCGGCGAGAAGATGGCCAGCGGCGCCGTGATCCCCGAGGAGCGCACCGCGGTTCCGGTGGAGTGGGACGAGGTCAAGAACCAGATCACCCGGCTGGCCACCGACTTGGGTCCCCAGGGTGATGTCTCGACGACCTCGGTCAGCAAGTTCATCGACAGCGCCGCCAACGCCCTGGACGGCAACGGCGAGAAACTGCGCCAAACGATCGCCCAATTCTCCAGTGTCAGCCGGGTTCTCGCCGAAGGCAGCGGGAACATCGTCGACGTGATCAAGAACCTGCAGACGGTCGTGACGACCCTGCGGGACAGCAACGTCCAGATCGTCGCGTTCCAGAATCGGTTGGCGACGCTGACCAGTGTCATCAACGACAGCAGCTCGGACCTCGACGGGGCGATCGCCAACCTGTCCGTGGCGATCGGGGAGGTGCAGCGCTTCATCTCCGAGACCCGCGACCCGACCTCCGAGCAGATTCAGCGCCTCGGCAACGTCACCCAGATCCTGGTGGACAACAAGACCGCGCTGGAGAACGTGCTGCACATCTCGCCGACGGCATTCGCCAACGGCTACAACATCTACAACCCGGACACCGGTGATTTCGGCGGCGGCTTCACTCTGCCGAACTTCTCCAGCCCGGTCGGATTCATCTGCGGCTCCATCGGAGCGCTGGAGAACACCACCGCGCCGGAGACGGCCAAGCTCTGCGCGCAGTACCTCGGCCCGGCGCTGCGGCTACTGAACTTCAACTACATTCCGATCCCGACCAACCCGTACCTGATGAAGTCGGCCAACCCGGACAACATCGTCTACACCGACCCGTCGCTGGCCCCGGGTGGTCCCGGCCCGGCGCGCGGTCCGGAGGATCCGCCGGCGGTCTCGGCCTACACCGGGTTGAACAACGACGAGGGTGCACCCCCGAATTACGGCCAGCCGCCGGCCATCGCGCCCGGGCCGACCGCACCTGACGTCGCGCACGCTCCGGCGTATCCGTCGCCGGCGCTGTTGCCAGGCCAGTCGGTTCCGACGGTGTCGAACCTGCCGGGAATGTTGATGCCGGGGACGACCGGGCCGATACCCGACCCGTCGTACGTGCCGCCGCCCGCGGCAGCCGCGCCGGCCGCACCGCCCGGTCCGCCGCTTCCGGCCGAAGGGACACCGTGA
- a CDS encoding MCE family protein has protein sequence MLKYRGANLARAGFVGATLIILVILVGLQPEKLLSAATDVRYQALFSEAGGILAGNDVTVSGMKVGTVQDVALDNGDALVTFLVKGKVPLGSDTTAHIRTGTLLGERVLTLESAGSATMAPRTLIPITRTSSPYSLTEAVSDLTANTAGTDTASLNQSLDTLSDTLDQLAPQLGPTFDGVTRLSKSLNARNDSLASLLKNAADVSIVLGKRSQKLNTLLLNGNDLLGVLNDRRLAISSLLANTSAVAQQLTGVVNDNEKTLAPTLQRLNSVLAMLENQRDNLSKALPGLAKFELTQGETVSSGFYYNAFVPNVQPAQLLQPFFDYAFGFRRGTDAGQPPDNAGPRAEIPFPYNGIPQPNERWGQP, from the coding sequence ATGCTTAAGTACCGCGGAGCGAATCTGGCCAGGGCGGGCTTTGTGGGCGCGACCCTGATCATCCTGGTGATCCTGGTGGGCCTGCAGCCCGAGAAGCTGCTGTCCGCGGCGACCGACGTCCGCTACCAGGCCTTGTTCAGCGAAGCCGGCGGCATCCTGGCGGGCAACGACGTCACGGTCTCCGGCATGAAAGTCGGTACCGTGCAAGACGTTGCCCTCGATAATGGCGACGCACTGGTCACCTTCCTGGTCAAGGGTAAGGTGCCGCTCGGTTCGGACACCACCGCCCATATCCGCACCGGCACCCTGCTCGGCGAGCGTGTGCTGACCCTCGAGTCGGCGGGCAGCGCCACGATGGCGCCGCGCACTCTGATCCCGATCACCAGGACATCCTCGCCCTACTCGCTGACCGAGGCGGTCAGCGACCTGACCGCCAACACCGCAGGCACCGACACCGCATCGTTGAACCAGTCACTGGACACCCTGTCGGACACCCTCGATCAGCTGGCTCCCCAGCTCGGCCCCACCTTCGACGGGGTGACCCGGCTGTCCAAGTCGCTCAACGCCCGCAACGACTCGCTGGCCTCCCTGCTCAAGAACGCCGCCGACGTCAGTATCGTGCTCGGCAAGCGCAGCCAGAAGCTGAACACCTTGCTGCTCAACGGCAATGACCTCCTCGGGGTGCTCAACGACCGCCGGCTGGCGATCTCCAGCCTGCTGGCCAACACCTCGGCGGTGGCCCAGCAGCTCACCGGGGTGGTCAACGACAACGAGAAGACGCTCGCGCCGACACTGCAGCGGCTCAACTCGGTGCTGGCGATGCTGGAGAACCAGCGCGACAACCTGTCCAAGGCGCTGCCGGGTCTGGCCAAGTTCGAGCTGACTCAGGGCGAGACGGTCTCCAGCGGCTTCTACTACAACGCCTTCGTGCCCAACGTGCAGCCGGCGCAGTTGCTGCAACCGTTCTTCGACTACGCCTTCGGCTTCCGCCGCGGCACCGACGCCGGCCAGCCGCCGGACAACGCCGGACCGCGCGCCGAGATTCCGTTCCCGTACAACGGCATACCGCAGCCCAACGAACGGTGGGGACAGCCATGA
- a CDS encoding MCE family protein yields the protein MMRRHRTLIKFVIFGIIMSILTASLFFIFGQYRTGSTNGYSAVFADASRLRTGDTVRIAGIRVGTVNDLELRPDKSVLVSFDTDHDVVLTTGTKAAVRYLNLVGDRYLELVDGPGSTKVMPAGSQIPADRTAGALDLDLLLGGLKPVIQGLNPQDVNALTTSLIQAFQGQGSTLQSLFSKTSSFSNALADNDQTIAQLIDNLNTVVGVLAKDGGQFDASIDKLEQLISGLSGDRDPIGTAITSLDNGTASLASLLGQARAPLANAVEQTNRLAPLLYDSKDGLEAGIKRMPGNYRKLVRLGAYGSFIQYYICGLSVRASDLQGRTVVFPWIKQETGRCTEPDA from the coding sequence ATGATGCGCCGCCACCGGACACTCATCAAGTTCGTCATCTTCGGCATCATCATGTCGATCCTGACCGCGTCGCTGTTCTTCATCTTCGGCCAGTACCGGACCGGTTCCACCAATGGCTACTCGGCGGTGTTCGCCGACGCGTCGCGGTTGCGGACCGGCGACACGGTTCGCATCGCCGGCATCCGGGTCGGCACCGTCAATGACCTCGAGTTGCGGCCCGACAAGTCGGTGCTGGTGTCGTTCGACACCGACCACGACGTGGTGCTGACCACCGGCACCAAGGCCGCGGTCCGGTACCTGAATCTCGTCGGCGATCGCTATCTGGAACTCGTCGACGGCCCCGGGTCGACCAAGGTGATGCCCGCAGGCTCCCAGATCCCTGCCGACCGCACGGCCGGTGCACTCGATCTCGACCTGCTGCTCGGTGGGCTCAAACCCGTTATCCAGGGCCTTAATCCGCAGGACGTCAACGCGCTGACGACATCTCTGATCCAGGCGTTCCAGGGCCAGGGCAGCACATTGCAGTCGCTGTTCTCCAAGACCTCGTCGTTCTCCAACGCGCTGGCCGACAACGACCAGACCATCGCGCAGCTGATCGACAACCTCAACACGGTCGTCGGGGTGCTGGCCAAGGACGGCGGACAGTTCGACGCGTCGATCGACAAGCTGGAGCAGCTGATCTCGGGGTTGTCCGGCGACCGCGACCCGATCGGCACCGCCATCACCTCGCTGGACAACGGCACCGCCTCACTGGCCAGTCTGCTCGGCCAGGCGCGGGCACCGCTGGCCAATGCCGTCGAACAGACGAATCGCCTTGCGCCGCTTCTCTACGACAGCAAGGACGGCCTGGAGGCCGGGATCAAGCGGATGCCGGGCAACTACCGCAAGCTCGTGCGCCTGGGTGCCTACGGCAGCTTCATCCAGTACTACATCTGCGGCCTGTCGGTGCGGGCCTCCGACCTGCAGGGCCGGACAGTGGTCTTCCCGTGGATCAAGCAAGAGACCGGAAGGTGCACGGAACCCGATGCTTAA
- a CDS encoding MCE family protein, protein MTRNLGPGPVDRSETETSAAPIAAKPGQSFGSRSSARPLAGLATMLAIVAIFAVSVGLFRGSFTKTVPVTVISDRAGLVMNPDARVKMRGVQVGKVASIEARPDGTAALHLAMDPNQLRHIPENVLVDIASTTVFGSKFVELVAPADPSSQRMQPGQVVNAGHVTVEINTVFQQLVSVLNKLDPAKLNETLGALSTAFSGRGEKIGQTLTDFDRLLAKLDPSLPNLKHDIEVFPAVADAYADASDDLVRTANNAAQLSRSIVDEQENLDAVLMSAAGFADLGSEVLGDNRQGLTGAVHVLLPTTDLLARYHDNISCGLGGIVPFATSPPLPVPGVLVSVSFLLGIERYRWPQDLPKVNAKLDRPICKEMGLPNVPYEYVPPMLVADVGANPWRYGNQGILLNSDALKQALFGPIDGPPRNTTQMGMSG, encoded by the coding sequence GTGACGCGAAATCTGGGTCCCGGACCGGTCGACCGATCCGAAACCGAAACCTCCGCAGCGCCCATCGCGGCGAAGCCAGGGCAGAGCTTCGGCTCCCGCAGTTCGGCACGTCCGCTTGCGGGGCTGGCCACCATGCTGGCCATCGTCGCGATCTTCGCGGTGTCGGTGGGTCTTTTCCGTGGTTCCTTCACCAAAACCGTTCCCGTGACTGTGATTTCCGATCGTGCCGGCCTGGTGATGAACCCCGACGCACGGGTCAAGATGCGTGGCGTCCAAGTCGGCAAGGTGGCCTCGATCGAAGCCCGCCCGGACGGGACCGCAGCGCTGCACCTGGCCATGGATCCCAACCAGCTGCGCCACATTCCCGAGAACGTGCTCGTCGACATCGCGTCCACGACGGTGTTCGGCTCGAAGTTCGTCGAACTCGTTGCGCCGGCCGACCCGTCGTCGCAGCGGATGCAGCCCGGGCAGGTGGTCAATGCCGGTCATGTGACCGTCGAGATCAATACGGTCTTCCAGCAGCTGGTTTCGGTACTCAACAAGCTCGACCCCGCCAAGCTCAACGAGACGCTGGGTGCGTTGTCCACCGCGTTCAGCGGCCGTGGGGAGAAGATCGGCCAGACCCTGACCGACTTCGACCGGCTGCTGGCCAAACTCGACCCCAGCCTGCCGAATCTCAAGCACGACATCGAGGTCTTTCCCGCGGTGGCCGACGCCTACGCCGATGCCTCCGATGATCTGGTGCGCACCGCCAACAACGCCGCACAGCTCAGCCGGTCGATCGTCGACGAGCAGGAGAATCTCGATGCGGTACTGATGAGCGCAGCCGGATTCGCCGATCTGGGCAGCGAAGTGCTGGGCGACAACCGTCAAGGCCTCACCGGCGCAGTCCACGTGCTGCTTCCGACCACCGATCTGCTGGCCCGCTACCACGACAACATCTCGTGTGGCCTGGGCGGCATCGTTCCATTCGCGACCTCGCCGCCCCTGCCGGTACCCGGCGTGCTGGTGTCGGTGAGCTTTCTGCTCGGTATCGAGCGCTACCGCTGGCCGCAGGACCTCCCCAAGGTGAACGCCAAGCTCGACCGGCCGATCTGCAAGGAGATGGGATTGCCCAACGTGCCGTATGAGTACGTGCCGCCGATGCTCGTCGCCGATGTGGGCGCCAACCCCTGGCGGTACGGCAACCAGGGCATCCTGCTGAACTCCGACGCGCTCAAGCAGGCTCTGTTCGGGCCCATCGACGGCCCGCCCCGCAACACCACCCAGATGGGAATGTCGGGATGA
- a CDS encoding MlaE family ABC transporter permease has protein sequence MITLRGAYPTLAKQIDRPVNFFARIGDHTLFYARAIGGTPHAAIHFRKEIIRLIAEISMGAGTLAMIGGTVVIVGFLTLAAGGTLAVQGYSSLGNIGIEALTGFLAAFINVRISAPVVAGIGLAATFGAGVTAQLGAMRINEEIDALESMGIRPVEYLVSTRIVAGMIAITPLYSIAVILSFLASQFTTVVLFGQSGGLYEHYFTTFLNPIDLLWSFLQAVLMAITILLIHTYFGFFATGGPSGVGVAVGNAVRTSLIVVVSVTLLVSLAIYGSNGNFNLSG, from the coding sequence ATGATCACGCTGCGCGGTGCGTATCCCACACTGGCCAAACAGATCGACCGGCCGGTCAACTTCTTTGCCCGCATCGGCGATCACACCCTGTTCTACGCCCGCGCCATCGGCGGAACACCCCATGCGGCAATCCATTTCCGCAAGGAGATCATTCGGTTGATCGCCGAGATCTCGATGGGTGCCGGGACGTTGGCGATGATCGGTGGCACGGTGGTCATCGTCGGGTTCTTGACGTTGGCGGCCGGCGGGACGCTGGCGGTGCAGGGCTATTCGTCGTTGGGCAACATCGGGATCGAGGCGCTGACCGGCTTTTTGGCGGCGTTCATCAATGTGCGGATCTCGGCGCCGGTGGTGGCCGGGATCGGCTTGGCGGCCACCTTCGGCGCGGGCGTCACGGCTCAGCTCGGGGCGATGCGGATCAACGAGGAGATCGACGCGCTGGAGTCGATGGGCATCCGGCCGGTGGAGTATCTGGTCTCCACGCGCATCGTGGCCGGGATGATCGCGATCACGCCGCTGTACTCGATCGCGGTGATCTTGAGCTTTCTGGCCTCGCAGTTCACCACCGTGGTGTTGTTCGGTCAGTCCGGTGGACTCTATGAGCACTACTTCACCACGTTCCTCAATCCGATCGACTTGTTGTGGTCGTTTCTGCAGGCGGTGTTGATGGCGATCACAATCCTGTTGATCCACACCTATTTCGGCTTCTTCGCCACCGGCGGACCGTCCGGGGTGGGAGTGGCCGTCGGCAACGCGGTGCGGACCTCGCTGATCGTCGTGGTCTCGGTGACCCTGCTGGTCTCGCTGGCCATCTACGGATCCAACGGCAACTTCAACCTGTCCGGATAG
- a CDS encoding MlaE family ABC transporter permease — translation MAGKGPDRWSPGIAIRSGVSGPMQAIGGLFAMSADAVRFIFRKPFQWREFLEQAWFVARVSLAPTLLVAIPFTVLVSFTLNILLRELGAADLSGAGAAFGAVTQVGPLVTVLIVAGAGATAMCADLGSRTIREEIDAMEVLGINPVQRLVTPRMLASGLVALLLNSLVVIIGILGGYVFSVFVQDVNPGAFAAGITLLTGVPEVIISCVKAALFGLIAGLVACYRGLTISGGGAKAVGNAVNETVVYAFMALFVVNVVVTAIGIRMTSR, via the coding sequence ATGGCAGGTAAGGGACCGGATCGGTGGTCGCCGGGGATCGCTATTCGTAGTGGTGTGTCCGGGCCGATGCAGGCTATTGGTGGGTTGTTTGCGATGTCGGCTGATGCGGTGCGGTTTATCTTCCGGAAGCCGTTTCAGTGGCGGGAGTTTTTAGAGCAGGCGTGGTTTGTGGCGCGGGTGTCGTTGGCGCCGACGTTGTTGGTGGCGATTCCGTTCACGGTGTTGGTGAGTTTCACGCTCAATATCTTGTTGCGGGAGTTGGGCGCGGCGGATCTGTCGGGGGCGGGTGCGGCCTTTGGTGCGGTGACGCAGGTGGGCCCGTTAGTGACGGTGTTGATCGTGGCCGGTGCCGGTGCGACGGCGATGTGTGCGGATTTGGGGTCACGCACCATTCGTGAGGAGATCGACGCGATGGAGGTGCTGGGGATCAACCCGGTGCAGCGTCTGGTCACGCCGCGGATGTTGGCGTCGGGGTTGGTGGCGTTGTTGCTGAACTCGTTGGTGGTGATCATCGGGATCTTGGGTGGCTATGTGTTTTCGGTGTTCGTTCAGGATGTGAATCCGGGGGCGTTCGCGGCGGGGATCACGTTGTTGACCGGGGTGCCGGAGGTGATCATCTCGTGTGTCAAGGCGGCGTTGTTCGGGTTGATCGCGGGGTTGGTGGCTTGTTATCGGGGGTTGACGATTTCCGGTGGGGGTGCCAAGGCGGTGGGTAATGCGGTCAATGAGACGGTGGTGTACGCGTTCATGGCGTTGTTCGTGGTCAATGTGGTCGTCACGGCCATCGGCATCCGAATGACCAGCCGGTGA